From Candidatus Syntrophoarchaeum caldarius, the proteins below share one genomic window:
- a CDS encoding lysyl-tRNA ligase produces the protein MERGEKVHWADVIAEELIATGRKQVVATGISPSGPIHIGNLREVITADAIYRALRDRGAEDARLIYVADTFDPLRRVYPFLPDSYAEYVGSPISTIPDPEGCCKNYAEHFLQPFLESLDELEIEIEVYRADLMYAKGDYDEAILKALRMRDRIASIIDEVTGKVTSHDWSPFNPICKRCGRLTTTTVTDFDPQQMRAGYICQCGEEGEVPIRGGGKLTWRVDWPARWEILGVTAEPFGKDHASAGSSYDSGIRLSKEIYNYEPPYPIPFEHVLLKGKGSMSSSKGVAITVSEMLSCIPPEILKYIMIRVKPEKHIELDPALPLLNLIDEYERLDPASDRSKELSATEKSLRIDIPFRHIINIVQIAGFDAEKALEVIKRGGYKLDDLEIIDRYSAYARSWLERFAPQSLRFELQEDVPPEASEIPQNVREGLNELADFLTQADLDAEMVHQEIYAIATRLGIKPKELFAGIYLALLGRRSGPRAGWFLVSLDREFVIERFRAITT, from the coding sequence GTGGAAAGGGGCGAGAAGGTTCACTGGGCTGATGTTATCGCAGAAGAGCTGATAGCGACAGGGCGCAAGCAGGTTGTTGCAACAGGGATCTCACCTTCTGGTCCAATTCATATCGGAAACTTAAGAGAAGTGATAACAGCAGACGCGATCTACCGGGCGCTTCGTGACAGGGGTGCAGAGGATGCACGACTCATCTATGTGGCAGATACATTCGATCCGCTGAGACGGGTTTATCCTTTTTTACCTGATTCTTACGCTGAGTATGTTGGATCTCCGATCTCGACAATTCCTGACCCTGAAGGCTGCTGTAAAAACTATGCAGAGCATTTTCTGCAACCATTTCTTGAATCCCTCGATGAACTTGAGATCGAGATTGAGGTTTACCGTGCAGATCTGATGTATGCAAAGGGCGATTATGATGAGGCAATTTTGAAAGCACTCAGAATGCGTGACAGGATTGCTTCAATCATCGATGAAGTCACAGGAAAGGTCACCTCTCACGACTGGAGTCCTTTCAACCCGATATGCAAGAGGTGTGGCAGACTCACAACGACAACGGTTACAGATTTTGATCCGCAGCAGATGCGTGCTGGGTATATATGTCAGTGTGGAGAGGAAGGCGAGGTTCCGATCAGAGGTGGAGGAAAACTCACATGGCGGGTTGACTGGCCTGCAAGATGGGAAATTCTTGGCGTGACAGCAGAACCGTTCGGGAAGGATCATGCATCTGCTGGAAGTTCTTACGATTCTGGAATACGCCTATCAAAGGAGATCTATAATTATGAACCGCCATACCCGATTCCGTTTGAACATGTACTCCTGAAAGGCAAAGGCTCGATGTCCTCATCGAAAGGAGTTGCAATAACGGTTTCTGAGATGCTCTCGTGTATCCCGCCTGAGATACTGAAGTATATTATGATAAGGGTCAAGCCAGAGAAACACATTGAGCTTGATCCTGCTCTCCCGCTTCTTAACTTAATCGATGAGTATGAACGGCTGGATCCTGCATCTGATCGGTCGAAAGAGCTTTCAGCAACTGAAAAAAGCCTGAGGATCGATATCCCGTTCAGACACATCATCAATATCGTACAGATAGCGGGATTTGACGCTGAGAAGGCGCTTGAGGTGATAAAACGGGGTGGATACAAACTTGATGATCTTGAGATCATCGATCGATACAGCGCGTACGCAAGATCCTGGCTTGAGCGGTTTGCGCCCCAGTCGTTGAGGTTTGAGTTGCAGGAAGATGTGCCACCCGAAGCTTCAGAGATCCCACAGAACGTGCGCGAGGGACTCAACGAACTTGCGGACTTTCTCACGCAGGCAGATCTTGATGCTGAGATGGTACATCAGGAGATCTATGCGATCGCCACGCGGCTCGGGATAAAGCCAAAGGAGCTCTTTGCAGGGATTTATCTTGCACTTCTTGGGAGGAGGTCAGGGCCAAGGGCCGGATGGTTTCTGGTCTCGCTCGATCGAGAGTTTGTCATAGAAAGATTCAGGGCGATCACCACCTGA
- a CDS encoding protein containing B12 binding domain, radical SAM yields the protein MYIRNPDLVLLHAPAVYDFRERPLMFGPIADGVPSSPLFEMYPIGFFSILEHLERGGMKVRIVNLAARMLGDASFNPEKMIRKLKPAAFGIDLHWLAHAHGSLEVAKVCKKYHPETPVIFGGLSATYFHDELIRYPAVDFVIRGDSTEEPFLRLMKVITARSSEHLDEIPNLVWKDKDSEVRINPFTHVPSRFNGCANNYIYAFRTALRYMDIRSLSPWKSGSSHWMDYPITPIITCRGCMHNCTFCGGSKKAVAHYCNRNKASFRDPEMIAEEILKITAYTRAPIFIIGDLLQSGKEYAYKVLEGLREKEFENHLVFELFTCAPEEYFKLVGESVKNFNFEISPDTHDEKIRSREGKHYTNAQIEANIEWAMEHGCNRFDLFFMIGLPLQDCESVMDTVEWCGELMGRFGKRVVPFILSYSPFLDPGSIAYENASEYGYRIRFRTLEEYRKAMLSPSWKYALNYETEWMSRDEIVDCTYRAGMHLNRLKAEYGVIDQEIFRSTEERIKLAIELTRRIDEIMELDDQKERQKELNALKPELDMMLDYVINEKVHMEWPASKKNLKLFNLVKAAISELFRW from the coding sequence ATGTATATTAGAAACCCAGATCTGGTTTTGCTGCATGCGCCAGCAGTTTATGACTTTCGAGAGCGTCCATTAATGTTTGGGCCTATCGCAGATGGCGTCCCCTCATCCCCGTTATTTGAGATGTACCCGATTGGATTCTTCTCAATACTGGAACATCTCGAAAGAGGTGGGATGAAGGTAAGAATTGTCAATTTAGCCGCCAGAATGCTTGGAGATGCAAGTTTTAATCCTGAAAAAATGATACGGAAGCTCAAGCCAGCCGCTTTCGGGATCGATCTTCACTGGTTGGCACATGCGCATGGAAGTCTTGAGGTTGCAAAGGTATGCAAAAAATACCACCCCGAAACACCTGTAATCTTTGGCGGGCTTTCAGCAACCTACTTTCACGATGAGTTGATCCGCTATCCAGCAGTTGATTTTGTGATAAGAGGAGACTCTACCGAAGAACCGTTTTTGAGACTGATGAAGGTGATAACAGCCAGATCCAGCGAACATCTGGATGAGATCCCAAATCTTGTCTGGAAGGATAAGGACAGCGAGGTTCGTATAAATCCCTTCACCCATGTTCCATCCAGATTTAACGGCTGTGCAAACAACTACATATATGCTTTCAGGACGGCTCTCAGGTACATGGATATCCGGAGCCTGAGTCCATGGAAGAGTGGATCATCGCACTGGATGGACTATCCTATCACACCGATCATAACCTGTCGTGGCTGCATGCACAACTGCACGTTCTGCGGCGGATCGAAGAAGGCAGTTGCACACTATTGCAACCGAAATAAAGCATCATTTCGTGACCCAGAGATGATTGCAGAGGAGATACTGAAGATTACGGCATACACAAGGGCGCCGATATTTATCATCGGTGACCTGCTACAGTCAGGGAAGGAATATGCATACAAAGTACTTGAAGGGTTGCGGGAAAAAGAATTTGAGAACCACCTCGTCTTTGAACTTTTCACGTGTGCACCAGAAGAGTACTTCAAACTTGTAGGTGAATCGGTTAAAAATTTTAATTTTGAGATCTCTCCTGATACCCACGACGAAAAGATCAGATCCAGAGAAGGGAAGCACTACACAAACGCGCAGATCGAGGCAAACATCGAGTGGGCGATGGAACATGGTTGCAACCGGTTTGACCTGTTTTTTATGATCGGTCTCCCACTACAGGATTGTGAATCTGTGATGGATACAGTTGAGTGGTGTGGGGAGCTGATGGGACGATTTGGGAAGCGTGTGGTTCCTTTCATCCTCTCCTACTCACCCTTCCTTGATCCAGGCTCTATCGCTTATGAGAATGCCAGTGAGTACGGATACAGGATTCGTTTCAGGACGCTTGAAGAGTACAGGAAAGCAATGCTCTCACCAAGCTGGAAATATGCCCTCAACTATGAGACCGAATGGATGAGCCGCGATGAGATCGTTGACTGTACATACCGGGCTGGCATGCACCTCAACAGACTGAAGGCCGAGTATGGTGTGATCGATCAGGAGATATTCAGATCAACTGAGGAGCGGATAAAGCTTGCAATTGAGCTTACCCGTCGAATCGATGAAATAATGGAGTTAGATGATCAGAAGGAGAGACAGAAGGAGTTGAACGCACTTAAACCTGAACTCGACATGATGCTTGATTATGTGATCAATGAGAAAGTTCACATGGAATGGCCTGCCTCAAAGAAAAATCTTAAACTCTTCAATCTGGTAAAAGCTGCGATATCAGAGCTTTTCAGGTGGTGA